A region from the Benincasa hispida cultivar B227 chromosome 10, ASM972705v1, whole genome shotgun sequence genome encodes:
- the LOC120089063 gene encoding uncharacterized protein LOC120089063 has product MCANFSIPGVTPEHVRLYLFPYTLKDEAKRWAYSLEPNEITSWGQLVERFMKKFFPPTVNAKRWKDVLNFEQKENKTLSTAWPESAIADASAAEGFMDKTYTEAKVILDRISQNMNDWIDDRYGRRGSNQRKNETVIVLAETVTALAAQMATITSILQNMAMNQGVIPPQSAQLVVQAQVAVIGCVNCGGVHGADCCPLYLQQVCAIQGNSFSNTYNPGWRSHPNFGWGGNPNQGGPMYHKSGNRGNFNQYQGQSRIQNQQPSKSTSNTSGESLESLLKQYMDKNDAVMQAQVSSIRNLEIQVHQLASEHRNRAPGTLPSNSEDPGSNGKE; this is encoded by the exons ATGTGCGCCAATTTCTCCATTCCTGGCGTCACTCCTGAGCACGTCAGACTAtatttgttcccttacaccttgaagGACGAGGCGAAGAGATGGGCATACTCATTGGAGCCCAATGAAATCACTTCATGGGGACAGTTAGTTGAAAGGTTCATGAAAAAGTTCTTCCCACCAACCGTCAATGCAAAGAGATggaaggatgtgctgaacttCGAGCAGAAAGAGAACaagaccctgagcaccgcctgg CCTGAATCGGCTATTGCTGATGCCTCTGCTGCAGAAGGATTCATGGATAAAACCTACACTGAAGCaaaggtcatccttgaccgcatctcACAGAATATGAATGACTGGATCGACGATAGATATGGAAGAAGGGGAAGCAATCAGAGGAAGAATGAGACAGTCATTGTCCTTGCGGAGACAGTGACTGCATTGGCTGCCCAAATGGCCACAATAACTTCCATCCTCCAAAACATGGCCATGAATCAGGGAGTCATTCCCCCACAATCAGCGCAACTCGTTGTACAGGCTCAAGTGGCCGTAATTGGTTGCGTGAATTGCGGTGGAGTTCATGGGGCTGACTGTTGCCCATTATACCTGCAGCAAGTTTGCGCTATCCAAGGAAAttccttcagcaacacctacaacccaGGTTGGAGGAGTCATCCCAATTTTGGCTGGGGTGGCAATCCTAACCAAGGGGGGCCTATGTACCATAAGAGCGGGAATAGAGGCAATTTCAACCAGTATCAAGGGCAGTCGAGAATCCAGAACCAACAACCCTCAAAATCTACATCCAACACCTCGGGAGAATCCTTAGAGTCACTGCTCAAGCAATATATGGACAAGAATGATGCGGTGATGCAAGCTCAAGTATCCTCAATAAGAAATCTAGAAATCCAGGTGCACCAGCTGGCGTCTGAACATCGAAATCGTGCACCGGGAACACTGCCAAGCAACTCAGAAGACCCTGGATCAAATGGAAAAGAGTAA